In Scomber japonicus isolate fScoJap1 chromosome 20, fScoJap1.pri, whole genome shotgun sequence, the genomic window CAGGAGGTAAAACACAGATGATTTGAGACTTTTGGGAAACCTCATATTTAAAACTACTCTGCTTTTAGGAAACAAGCCCTCGTTATATATCACTTTAATTTTGTACATAGCTGGTAAACTTGGTTGGCAGATTGTCCACAGGGTACAGAGTAGGTCCTGTTTTCATGGTGGGCGGCCCATTTAAAAGAGTCCAGTGACACTTTGTGACCACCTCTACCAGGAAGATCTTCAGCAGGACCTTGGCAAATTCCTTGCCCACACACATCCTGGATCCTCCCCCAAATGGGATGTACTGGAACCTGGAGGAGTCGCTCGTGGGTTTGGTCATGAAGCGCTCTGGCTGGAAGTCTTCTTTGTTGGGGAACATATCGGCCACGTCATGGGTGTCACAGATGCTGTAAATGACGTTCCAGCCTTTGGGAATTTGGTAACCCTGAAGTGGTGAAAGGATCAGTAAGCAGATAGTTAGGACACATGGCAGTCAACTGTTTCTGGGAACTCTAAACTCTAGACATCAAACTGGCAGTGAGCAGTCTTCATTGGTATGTTTGTTAACTTACATTGAGCTCAAATGTCTTAAGGGCCACTCTGAAGCCTCCGGGAACAGGAGGGTTGATCCTTAGTGTTTCTTTAATGACGCAGCTCGTGTATTTCAACTGCTCCAAGGACTCGATGTTCAGACTCTGGATGTCCAtcccctgctcctcctgaacacaaagacacaaacaggtgtgtgaggagagAAATGGtgctaacacaaaaaaaataattgataatTGATAATTTTATCATTGCAATTTTGCACAACTTTGTGAATTCtgttattgatttaatttattatatgtTCCATCTAGCTGCCCCAGGACTACAGGCAGAAAATAGCAACTTGCTAAAACCCAGTGCAATGCAccttaatgttttattatttcaattatttaaattttataaAGTCTGGAGATGATCAAGACAGTAGTATATAGTCTCCTTACCTTTTCCATCAGTTCCTGCCTCAGTCTGCCCACAACTTCAGGGTTCAGCCCCAGGAACATGATCAGAGAGGTGGCTGTGCTGGCTGTGGTCTCATGACCCCCAAACAACAGCTCTGTAGCAGACTCCTTAATGGCCTGGAAACAGAAAGTCAGTAAGTTAGTTTGGGCtctaaaaataaacagcagctttttaaaaacagaatatgCATGATGTTTAAATGATATACGGTTCATGTCATCATTACCTGCATGCTGAATGGTTCCCCGTTCTTCTTGCTGCTGTCtatgagctgctgcagagcgTCTCTGTGTTTGGACTCCTTGTCTGACTCCTGAACCTTCTTCTTGATGTTCTCCTCTATCTTGGAGTGGATGAAGTTCCTCGCCTTCAAGCCCTGAAGAACATTAAGGATGgcaggaggaatggaggagagACACCATGAGAAGATGAATTAGCATGATCAATTGTGTATCCAGATAAggtaaatattatatatatataaatatatatagctATGTGAGCATCTTTAGTTTCTCTCTTACCCG contains:
- the LOC128381021 gene encoding cytochrome P450 26A1, with amino-acid sequence MALNTLLATFLCTIVLPVLLFLVAVKLWEVYMIRGRDPSCSRPLPPGSMGLPFIGETLQLILQRRKFLRMKRQKYGFIYRTHLFGNPTVRVTGADNVKQILLGEHKLVSVQWPASVRTILGSDTLSNVHGAQHKTKKKAIMRAFSREALELYIPVIQEEVRAAVKEWLERDSCVLIYPEMKRLMFRISMRILLGFEPDQIKTDEHQLVEAFEEMIKNLFSLPIDVPFSGLYRGLKARNFIHSKIEENIKKKVQESDKESKHRDALQQLIDSSKKNGEPFSMQAIKESATELLFGGHETTASTATSLIMFLGLNPEVVGRLRQELMEKGMDIQSLNIESLEQLKYTSCVIKETLRINPPVPGGFRVALKTFELNGYQIPKGWNVIYSICDTHDVADMFPNKEDFQPERFMTKPTSDSSRFQYIPFGGGSRMCVGKEFAKVLLKIFLVEVVTKCHWTLLNGPPTMKTGPTLYPVDNLPTKFTSYVQN